In the Aneurinibacillus soli genome, one interval contains:
- the murB gene encoding UDP-N-acetylmuramate dehydrogenase produces the protein MQKLMGELIEANVGAVLMNEPLANHTTWKIGGPADLLIEPTDREALARSMKLVYKHGVPWRVLGRGSNLLVRDGGIRGAVFKLADGFEHLTFNGEEVEVGAGYSFIRLAVMAGKEGLTGLEFAGGIPGTVGGAVYMNAGAHGSDVSRILQVADVLLENGEQVRWTKEELGFGYRKSTLQTQQAIVTGAVFRLAHGDRKTIAGQMASYKDRRRQTQPLSMPCAGSVFRNPPGDHAGRLIESAGLKGMTVGGAQISEKHANFIVNIGNAKAQDVLDLMQQAKTIVAERTGIELVPEVLVIGEA, from the coding sequence ATGCAGAAGTTGATGGGAGAGCTTATAGAAGCTAATGTCGGAGCCGTACTTATGAATGAGCCGCTAGCCAATCACACCACATGGAAGATTGGCGGGCCGGCAGATCTACTAATTGAACCGACCGATAGAGAGGCGCTTGCACGCAGTATGAAACTCGTATATAAGCATGGTGTTCCATGGCGCGTACTTGGAAGAGGTTCCAATCTGCTTGTACGGGACGGGGGAATCCGCGGAGCTGTTTTTAAACTGGCTGACGGGTTTGAACACCTTACCTTTAACGGAGAAGAAGTAGAGGTGGGAGCCGGCTACTCTTTCATTCGCTTAGCGGTAATGGCGGGGAAAGAGGGGCTGACCGGGCTTGAATTCGCTGGCGGCATTCCCGGTACTGTAGGCGGCGCTGTCTATATGAATGCGGGTGCGCATGGCTCGGATGTGTCACGTATTTTGCAAGTTGCTGACGTGCTGCTTGAGAACGGGGAGCAGGTACGCTGGACGAAAGAAGAACTGGGCTTTGGTTATCGCAAATCAACCCTGCAGACACAACAGGCGATCGTAACAGGTGCTGTGTTCAGGCTGGCCCATGGTGACCGGAAGACAATCGCTGGGCAGATGGCGTCCTACAAAGATCGCCGTCGCCAGACACAGCCGCTCTCGATGCCATGTGCGGGCAGTGTATTCCGCAATCCGCCGGGAGATCATGCGGGGCGTCTAATTGAGAGTGCAGGACTAAAAGGCATGACTGTTGGAGGGGCCCAGATTTCGGAGAAGCATGCCAACTTTATCGTCAACATCGGCAACGCGAAAGCGCAGGACGTCCTTGACCTGATGCAACAGGCAAAAACGATTGTAGCAGAGCGCACAGGGATTGAGCTTGTGCCAGAAGTGCTTGTTATCGGCGAGGCGTAA